GCGGCTACGGGCGCGGGCTTCACGCGGCCGGACAGTGCGGGGCGCCCTGGCCGCCGACCGCTGCCCGAAGCGTGGACAGCGCGTCGGCCGCAGTCAGCTTGCCGTCGCCGGTGTAATCGCAGACCGAAAGCCCGCAGGTTCCGAGACCAACGGCGACGCGCAGCGTGCCGAGCGCATCGCTCGCGGTCAGCCTGCCGTCGCCGTTGAAATCCCCGCAGACTGCAGCTGCCGCCGCTGCGGCAACACCGGAGAGTTTCGCGGCAACCGGACCGCCGAAGCTCGCGAACACGCCGGTCGTCTGGAAAGCACCGGACGTGGTCGGAAACGTTGCGCCGCTCGTACCTGCCATGTAGGCCCCACCCTTCGTATCGAGCGCGATGGCATACGCGATGCTGAGCTGACCGCCACTGGTCGGATGAATCAGCGTCGAGTAGCCGAGCGATTTACCGTTGGCGGCAACCTTCGCGACGTAAGCGGACCCCAGAGCCGGTTCGATCGTCTCCTGGAACGCACCGGCGGTCGTCGGGAAGTTCGTCGAAAAGGTCGAGCCCGCAACGATCGCCGCGCCGCTGCCGTCGATCGCGATGCCCGTCGGCGACTCGCCGGCAGCGCCGCCGAGATACGTGGAAAACACGAGGCCGCTCCCGCCCGGATTCACCCTGGTCACAAAGGCGTCGTCGTCCGGAGTGGGAGTCGACTGCAACGTCGTCTGAAATGCACCGGCAGATGTCGGGAAGTTGGCCGACGACGTCGTGCCGGTCACGTATGCGTTTCCCGCACCATCGACTGCGATTGCGGTGCCGCCTTCGTTGGCGTCTCCGCCGAGATACGTCGAGTAGAGAAGCTCTGCGCCGTCGCTGCGGACTTTGCTGACGAACGCATCGAACGAGCCCTTGCCGGTGGTCTGGTACGCGCCTTCGGTCACCGGATAGCTCGTGCCGCCGTGCGGCGAGTCGCAGCTTCCGGTCACGAACGCATTGCCCGATTGGTCGAGCGCCACGGCGCGGGCCTTGCCGGTATTGGTGCCGAGCGTCGTCGAGAACACGAGCGCCCCGCCGTCGTCGTCGATCTTCGCAAGAAATGCCGAACCGAACTGCGAGTCGGTATGGAAGGCGCCCGGAGTCGTCGGAAAGCCGCCGTTGGTCTCGCCGCAGACGTACGCGTGCCCGTCGCCGTCCACGGCAACGCCCCAGCCGTAGTCGATCCCGTCGCCGCCGACGAGCGTCGAGTAGAGGAGCGTCGATCCATCCGCCGAAAGCTTGCTCACGAACGCATCGGTCGTTCCGTGAAGCGACGTCTGGTACGCGCCCGCCGTCGTCGGGAAGTCGGCCGAGCTCGTCGATCCCGCGACATAAACGTTACCATCGGCGTCGACCGCAATGCCGAGGCTCTGGCCGTTTTCGACCTCCGTGCCGCTACCGCCGAGATACGTGGCCCAGACCAGGGCCGATCCCGCCGGATTGATCTTGGCGACGAAGATATCGCGGCCCCCTGGCCGTGTGGTCCGGTAGGCGCCGGCCGTAACCGGAAAGCTCGACGACTCGACGATCCCCGCCACATACGCATTGCCGTCCGCATCCGCCGCGATCGCCAGGCCGTGATTCTGGAAGCCGTCGCCGGCGCCGAATGCGAGAGGTCGCAGGTATGTGGCGTAGTCCACAGACGGAGCGACGGTCGCCGTCGCCGCGACAGCGCGGCCCTGCGGCAACGAGGTGCACGCGACGAGGCCAGCGACGAGACAGGAACCGAAGACAGATCGAGAACGATGACGCGCCATGAGCGACCCCCTGCGAAGCTTCGCGTGCTGTTAAGCATTGCCGCGGTCTTCACGGAAATCGCGGGTGCTGCGAAACACGGGTTTTCGCACCGGTCGCGCACGGGTCGCGCGATCGTCAGGACCCGGTCAGCTTTTTCGCGATGCTCAGGCCGATCACGTGACCCTGAAAACGATCGTCGGCGGTGAACTCGTAGTCGTAATGGAAGTTGAGCGCCGCTCCCCACGGCACGTCGGCCAGACCGACCTGAAAGCCGGCGGCATGGACGTTGTCTTCGGCGTCGCCTCGCACGTCCGAGCCGCTGTCCTCGCTGACCTGGAACTGGTCGTAGCCGCCGACTCCAACCTCGACCAGCAGCGTGTTGTCCTTCTTCAAGGGAAGATACTGGCTGACTCCCCAGTTGATCGTCATCACATCACCGGCAGTAAGGTCGAAGTCCTGCTTGTTTTCATTGATCTCGTACGTGCCCGCGAGATTGAGCGACATGCGCTTGTCGGCCCACGGATACCACGCACCGGCGACCTGGAACTGATGCGTCCAGTATCCGTAACCGATGTTGTCCGGAGACTCGACGCGAACCGTGCTGCCGTCCGGACGATCGACCGGCCGGGTATTGTACTGGCCGGTCGGCGCGTAGAAGCCGTATCCGAGCGATGCGCCGATGTGCGGCACGTCCCAGCCGAGCCATAGCGGCTGGATCATCATGTCGGCAACTCCGAAACTGGAGTTGCTCGCGCTTCGGCCGAGCACGCTTTCATTGCCGAGCTGGGCATTGAGTCCGACGTTGGCGAACGAAGGAGCAACGAACGCGCCGAATCGCGCGCCGAGCAACTTCCAGTCGGACACCCACATCATGACCGGCATCAGCGCATACATGTCGATGTCCACATCGACGGCAACGTCGAGGCCGGGGCCGTGGCCGGAGCCGACGTTCACCGAGCGGATCCTGTCTCCGTCGCGGTCGTTCACGCGATCGGCCTTGTAGACGTAGTTGTACAGCGCGCCGTACGTTCCCGGGTCGGCCGGCATGACCAGGTCGCGGATGCTCAGCACGCCCGGATTGTAATGGGCGATCTCTGCATTCGCCGCGCTTGCCGCCAGTCCCGTTGCCAGCCCCGACACAAAAATCGACGCTGCCATGAGCCGCATCGCGCCGCCGGCTTCGCCGTTCTTCCCGGATCGTTTCATGCTCGTCCCCCTTTTCGGCGAGTATATGCGGACCGGCGTCAACCTTCGCAGCGGACGCGACGGGCAGCCGTGCGATGCGCACGTCCGTCGCGCCTTTCGGCTCGTGAACCAGCGATGGTGCGTTCGCCATCATCACGATTCCTTCAACTGGCAACGTGAATCCGCTCCGGTTAGGGTCCGCGCCTCGCCGGGCCACGGCGCGCGATCCGACCGGGCAATAAACCCGCGCCGGAGCGACGAACCCGGTCAGGCCGCAAGAGGATCCACGATCGTGAAAGGCATCGACGAACCGAAGGTGACCGACTGGCTGCTCGCGCACTGCGAAGGACTCGCAGCGCCGCTCGAGTTCGAGCCGATCACCGGCGGCCATTCGAACCTCACGTACAAGGTAGCCGACGCAACCGGCCGCAAGCTGGTGCTTCGCCGTCCTCCGCTCGGCGCGGTGCTCGCAACCGCACACGACATGGGCCGCGAGCATCGCATCATTCGCGCGGTCGCGGCGACCAGCGTTCCGGTCCCTCCGGCCCTCGGGCTGTGCACCGACGAGAGCGTCAACGGCGCGCCGTTCTACGTGATGGGCTTCGTCGAAGGCGCGGTGCTCGACACGCCGGCAATGGTGCGACAGACGGTCGTCGATATGCCAGCGCGGCAGCGCCTCAGCCAGTCGGTTCTCGACGCGCTGGTTGCGCTGCACACGACTTCGCCCGAATCGATCGGACTCGGCGACCTCGGCCGCAAGGAAGCCTATCTCGACCGCCAGCTGACGCGCTGGCGGACGCAGTGGGAGAAATCGAAGACGCGCGAGCTCGCGTCGATGGAAGAAACCTACCAGCTGCTGCTCGCGGCCAAGCCCGAGCAGAAATACACCGGCATCGTTCACGGCGACTACCGCCTGGGCAACATGCTCGCGACTTCTGATGGCCGCGTGGCGGCGGTGCTCGACTGGGAGCTGTGCACGCTCGGTGACACGATGGCCGACCTCGGCTACCTCATGAACAACTGGGCCGATGCGGGCGAAGAAGGTCCGAGCCAGGCGGTCGCGATGCCGACGTCGACCGGCGGATTCCTGAGCCGCGCGCAGTTCCTGGCGGCGTATACGGAAAAGAGCGGACGCAGCACCGACGGCGTCGAGTACTACCGCGCGTTCCAGTGGTGGCGTCTGGCGGCCATCGTCGAAGGAGTGCTCGCGCGCTACATGAAAGGCGTCATGGGCGAGTCGGCGGTCGGGGTCGATGTCTTTCGCGCGCAGGTCGAACAGATGGCCGAAGCTGCGCTCACGATGATTCGGGGAATTGCATGAACACGCACGTTCGTTTTCTCACGCCAACTCAACTGCCGAACGCCCGCCTCGCGGCGCGCTTCTTCAACGCTGGCCTCGCGGCGCGCTTCTTCGACGCCGGCGTCGCGGCGCGCTTCCTCAACGCCGGCCTCGCGGCCGGTTTGCTGGCGACCGTGATCGCATCGGGCTGCAGCACGATGGGAACAGGCGGACGGCCGGCCGCGCCGCTGACGATCAAGCACGATGAACCGACGATCATCGAGTGCATGTCCGAGCGCACCGACAGCGGCGGCCTTCGCCTGATCGGCAAGCTCGACCCGGGCATCTATCCGATCACACGGGCGACGCTCGAATACCGCACCGCCGGTCCGTCGGATGCGCCGCCGACCGTGCCGGCACCGTCCGGCGGCCTTGCACTGGCGAGTCCGCGTTCGGAAAAAGTCGCGTATCGCAAAGGCGCCGACGAGATCGTCTTCAACGTCGAGGGCGATGCGGCAAGAAGTCTGCGCGGCAAAGTGTTGTGGTATCGCTGGATCCTCGAATACGGCAGCTCGAGCAACGCAACCGACGTGTATCGTACGAGCCTCGAGGAAGCCGGCGTCCCGCGCTCCGCAACGACACCGGGACCGGACAGCTCAGTCGCCCTTCCTTCCGGCCGCCGGCGCTGAGTATCTCTGACGCCACAGCGACGCATCGACGGCCGACGCCATCGCAGGCCGGTCGAGGCCGCCGCCGAGAAAATCGTCGAGAACGGATGCGGCGCGCACAGGATCGCCGAGCACGTCGGCGTGCGTGATCCTGAGCAGGCGTACATCGGTCCGCTCGCGCATGCGCCCCAGCACCGAGTCGACGTGGCGCCGGAACATCTCCGCCATCTGGTCGTCCGGAACGCGGTCGGTCGGCTCCCCGCGTCGCTCGAGCATGCGGCGCTGCGATGCCAGCACCTCGCGGATCTCACGATCGAGAAACACGATGCGGTACTCGTATCCGGCCGGCAGTTTCCCGAGCAGGGCCGAGATGACTTTGACCGCACGGCCGCCGGCACGATGCAGCCAGTCGCCGCCGTCGGGCAGCAGCTTGACGCTCTCCAGCTCGTAGTACCCGAGCGGATTGTCTTCGTCGGCTCCGCGCTCGCGGTCGGTGAGCGCAGGCACTCCGCCGGCCTCGAGCATGCGCATCAGCATCGACGTCCCCGAGCGAGGAAGTCCGGAGACGATCGTGATGAAATCCCGATGCACGGCTCCTGCTAGCGCGCGTCGCCGCGAGATCCAAGCGCAATGCTGCGCTGCGCCTCGCGGTATCCCGCCCGCGCAATTTCCGAATGGAGCGCACTTCGACTAAGGGTCGCCATCCCAGTGCGCGATGCGCCGCGCATCGATGATCGGCGAATACCGGGACGGTTGCAGTTTAATTGAACAGGATGCATCGGCCGCTGACTCCATACGAGGTCAAGGAGCGCCTGCGATACTGCGAGATCGCCAGCGAACGGCTGACGCTCGACCGCTTTCCCGATTTCTTCATCGTCGGCCCGCAGCGAACCGGCACCACGTGGCTGCACGCGGTCCTCGGCGAGCATCCGGAAGTCTTCCTTACCGAACCGAAGGAGCTGTTCTTCTTCAGCCGCCTGAAGGACCGCAGCAGCGCCCGCTTCGAATCGGCCGAGCTCGACTGGTACCTCGCGCACTTTCACGATCCGTGGCCGCGCTGGATCCGGCGCCAGGTCGTCTCGCTCACGCGTCGCGGCCGGCCATACCGTCCGAAGGTCCGCGGCGAAGCGACGGCAAGCTATGCCGCGATGGATCGCGACCTGATCGAAGAGATCCACACGCTGCGGCCGGACGCGAAGATCCTGATGATGGTGCGCCATCCGGTCGACCGTGCCTGGTCGCACGCCAACAAGGACCTCGTCCGCAATCCCGGCCGAAGCCGCTCGGACGTTCCGGACGATGCGTGGAAAGCGTTCTTCCGCGATCCGTATCAGATCCGCTGCGCGCGCTACGAGGAGAACCTCGCCAACTGGCGTTCGGTCTTTCCGTCGACGCAGGTCTTCGTCGGAACCTTTGAGCAGGTCGAAGAGAACCCCGAGCGGCTTCTCGGACGCGTGGCGCGCTTCCTCGGCGTTTCCGACGACCCGCGGCACGTCGATCCCGGGCTTCTCCGCAGCGTCGTCAATCCGACCACAGGCACTGGCATACCCGCAGAATACCGGACGTTCCTCGAATCCCTGCTGAGCGAAGAGATCGACGGCTGGAAGCGCGTGAAAGCGGCGGCCGAGGACGCACCGGAAATCGCATTCGCCCCGTAAGGTCGCGACGCCGGACGATCCTGATTCATTCGGCCGGACACCGGCTCGTGTCGCCGGCTCGTGTCGCCCGGCTCGTGTCGCCCGGCTCGTGTCGATGCCGCTACTGGCGATGGATTTGTTGTGCGATGGGCAGCACGGCCAGCGCGGCTGTGTCCCTGCTGCACGAACATTCCGCGGGGAATGTTGCGGCCAGCGCGGCTATGTCTCTGCTGCACGAACATTCCCCGGGGAATGTGACCCAGGTTTCGTGTGATGCATCAGCGTTCAGAGTGATCGGCGTCTTGAGCACCTGCACCGGGGTAAGCGATGGCGACGGATACGAGTGGCGCCAGTGATCGGCTGGCTTCCGCCAACGGCGAGGTTCTCGGCGCCGCGATCGCTCCACGGTCAGCGGAGCCGAAGCCGATCGTTCCGCTCAGCCCGCGTCGTTACAAGATCGAGATCACCGTAGACGAAGAAACGCACGACAAGCTTCGATCGCTGCAGGATCTGCTCGGCCGCTCGGTGACCGGGCGCGATGCGGCCGCGATCATCAGTCGTGCGATCGACGTGCTGCTTGTCCGGACACTCGCGCGCAAGGCAGGCTGCACTGATCGACCGAAGTCGACGATGCCGACGATGCCCGCGAAAGAAAAATGCTACGATCGACCAACGACGTCGACGAACGCGCAATGCATCGGTCGGTCGGACTCCGTGGCGCCCGCGGCAGAGAGAGCCGCTTCGAATCAAGCACAGCGATGACGGACCATCCCGGCAGTCGTACGGCGCGAGGTATGGCGACGCGATTCGGGACGTTGCTGCTACGTGGACGGTCGAGGACGTCGCTGCCGCGAGACCAGCAACATCGAATTCCACCACAGAGCTCCCTTCGCCATGGGCGGACCTCCTACGCCCGAGAACATCGAGCTGCGCTGCGCGTCGCACAACCAGTATCAGGCGGACCTCGACTTCGGCCGCGCATTCATGGATGCGAGGCGCGGCAATCTCACCGATGCGCGAACATTCCCCGGGGAATGTCGAGGGATGGCGGCCGCGCCGTGAAGACGTCGTCGATGTTCGGATCTTGTCGATGTGGACGGTCTTGGTAGCAATAGCGCACGCGAATTCCTCGGGCGTTCGCGGTGCCGTTGAGCGAGTCGTCGCTGGAAGTGAAGTGGTGATTCCACCTGGTGCTGCACGCCCTCTCTCTTCCGGAACGGGCGCGGCCGATTTGCTCCTTTGCCTTGAATGGCCGAAACGGGCCGGGATGTGCCAGACGACGCCGGGAATCGGAAGCACCGCCAGCAATCCCGGCAATCACAGCGATTTCAGAAGGGAACACCGATGACCACCACGGCAAACGATGCATTTCTCGTTGGACGCAAGGATTTTCACGCAACCCGCTGGTCGGAGCTGCCGGCGCCCGCAACCGTGGAGCTCGCTCGCGGTCAGGCGGTTCTCTCGGTCGATGCGTTCGCGTTCACCGCCAACAACGTCACGTACGCCGTGTTCGGCGAGATGATGAATTACTGGAGCTTCTTTCCCGCGCCCGAGGGCTGGGGAACCGTGCCGGTGTGGGGATTTGCCACCGTGGCACGCAGCAATCATCCCGATCTTCCGGCGGG
The genomic region above belongs to Candidatus Limnocylindrales bacterium and contains:
- a CDS encoding phosphotransferase family protein, coding for MKGIDEPKVTDWLLAHCEGLAAPLEFEPITGGHSNLTYKVADATGRKLVLRRPPLGAVLATAHDMGREHRIIRAVAATSVPVPPALGLCTDESVNGAPFYVMGFVEGAVLDTPAMVRQTVVDMPARQRLSQSVLDALVALHTTSPESIGLGDLGRKEAYLDRQLTRWRTQWEKSKTRELASMEETYQLLLAAKPEQKYTGIVHGDYRLGNMLATSDGRVAAVLDWELCTLGDTMADLGYLMNNWADAGEEGPSQAVAMPTSTGGFLSRAQFLAAYTEKSGRSTDGVEYYRAFQWWRLAAIVEGVLARYMKGVMGESAVGVDVFRAQVEQMAEAALTMIRGIA
- a CDS encoding SBBP repeat-containing protein, with protein sequence MDYATYLRPLAFGAGDGFQNHGLAIAADADGNAYVAGIVESSSFPVTAGAYRTTRPGGRDIFVAKINPAGSALVWATYLGGSGTEVENGQSLGIAVDADGNVYVAGSTSSADFPTTAGAYQTSLHGTTDAFVSKLSADGSTLLYSTLVGGDGIDYGWGVAVDGDGHAYVCGETNGGFPTTPGAFHTDSQFGSAFLAKIDDDGGALVFSTTLGTNTGKARAVALDQSGNAFVTGSCDSPHGGTSYPVTEGAYQTTGKGSFDAFVSKVRSDGAELLYSTYLGGDANEGGTAIAVDGAGNAYVTGTTSSANFPTSAGAFQTTLQSTPTPDDDAFVTRVNPGGSGLVFSTYLGGAAGESPTGIAIDGSGAAIVAGSTFSTNFPTTAGAFQETIEPALGSAYVAKVAANGKSLGYSTLIHPTSGGQLSIAYAIALDTKGGAYMAGTSGATFPTTSGAFQTTGVFASFGGPVAAKLSGVAAAAAAAVCGDFNGDGRLTASDALGTLRVAVGLGTCGLSVCDYTGDGKLTAADALSTLRAAVGGQGAPHCPAA
- a CDS encoding sulfotransferase, whose protein sequence is MHRPLTPYEVKERLRYCEIASERLTLDRFPDFFIVGPQRTGTTWLHAVLGEHPEVFLTEPKELFFFSRLKDRSSARFESAELDWYLAHFHDPWPRWIRRQVVSLTRRGRPYRPKVRGEATASYAAMDRDLIEEIHTLRPDAKILMMVRHPVDRAWSHANKDLVRNPGRSRSDVPDDAWKAFFRDPYQIRCARYEENLANWRSVFPSTQVFVGTFEQVEENPERLLGRVARFLGVSDDPRHVDPGLLRSVVNPTTGTGIPAEYRTFLESLLSEEIDGWKRVKAAAEDAPEIAFAP
- a CDS encoding transporter; amino-acid sequence: MKRSGKNGEAGGAMRLMAASIFVSGLATGLAASAANAEIAHYNPGVLSIRDLVMPADPGTYGALYNYVYKADRVNDRDGDRIRSVNVGSGHGPGLDVAVDVDIDMYALMPVMMWVSDWKLLGARFGAFVAPSFANVGLNAQLGNESVLGRSASNSSFGVADMMIQPLWLGWDVPHIGASLGYGFYAPTGQYNTRPVDRPDGSTVRVESPDNIGYGYWTHQFQVAGAWYPWADKRMSLNLAGTYEINENKQDFDLTAGDVMTINWGVSQYLPLKKDNTLLVEVGVGGYDQFQVSEDSGSDVRGDAEDNVHAAGFQVGLADVPWGAALNFHYDYEFTADDRFQGHVIGLSIAKKLTGS